One Malassezia restricta chromosome III, complete sequence DNA segment encodes these proteins:
- a CDS encoding GTP cyclohydrolase II, whose protein sequence is MVDDTACHRVDTNNSKPLKAPKPSEYAQSLKKHGLSLRNFDTDAALRSPPIDFVTGASLHSGPQLTHVHHKLNDSDGTRKLNASVASGDQSNGVDRHQNEMHPVKVPATTLSTSSVASHSSQDENKCPDVMFIQQNLQNVKLPENEQEVYDSNAISNAIVTPIIRREPELLRSQSSIPPLEVRCYGRTRVPTPHGEVFCHLYRNNYDNKEHMALVIDPSQNNLSIQARQKQGLLSSPRHLRSRSLDAIWHEDETTIERLVRGAYVNRLSDTYQVPSEPILMQSTDALDPNTPSPLVRIHSECYTGETIGSQRCDCGEQLDEALRIISTSMTHSSSGIPVPPRGVVVYMRQEGRGIGLLDKLLAYNLQDMGHDTVSANILLGHLPDARRYDISSAILRDLGIDQCRLLTNNPEKIQSLEAEGIRVTERVSMIPRIWKLSHHTHASHKPRRHRRGEPTNRVDDMLGRSDVHSLTNSTMSQGSTSNEMLDTTQSGDVLESDDSASSHDSLAQRSLGVTLVGGSTTRGNDLERYLRTKIERMGHLLSEPVHSTKPIH, encoded by the coding sequence ATGGTGGACGATACAGCATGCCATCGTGTCGACACAAATAATTCAAAGCCCTTAAAAGCACCAAAACCATCGGAATATGCACAATCTCTCAAGAAGCACGGGCTTTCTCTCCGTAACTTTGATACCGATGCAGCATTGAGGAGTCCCCCGATTGATTTCGTCACAGGTGCTTCTCTACATTCGGGACCACAGCTGACGCATGTCCATCACAAGCTCAATGATTCTGATGGAACACGAAAACTCAATGCTTCAGTGGCTTCAGGAGACCAATCGAATGGGGTGGACAGACATCAGAACGAGATGCATCCGGTGAAGGTGCCAGCCACTACACTTTCGACGTCTTCTGTTGCTAGCCACTCCTCGCAAGACGAGAACAAATGCCCAGATGTTATGTTTATCCAACAAAATTTACAGAATGTCAAGTTGCCAGAAAACGAGCAGGAAGTTTATGATTCTAATGCCATCTCCAATGCAATTGTCACCCCAATTATTCGCCGCGAACCAGAACTTTTAAGGTCCCAGTCCTCGATACCACCTCTAGAAGTCCGCTGCTACGGAAGAACACGTGTTCCAACACCGCATGGGGAAGTTTTTTGCCACTTGTACCGTAACAATTACGACAATAAAGAGCATATGGCTCTGGTGATCGATCCATCGCAGAACAATCTGTCGATTCAAGCGCGCCAAAAACAAGGACTGCTAAGCAGTCCGCGTCATTTGCGCAGTCGGTCGCTTGATGCCATTTGGCACGAGGATGAGACGACTATCGAACGTCTTGTACGTGGGGCGTATGTCAACCGCTTGAGCGACACGTACCAAGTGCCCTCTGAGCCTATACTGATGCAGAGCACGGATGCGTTGGATCCAAATACACCATCACCGCTTGTCCGTATTCATTCTGAGTGCTACACAGGCGAAACTATTGGCAGTCAACGCTGCGATTGTGGCGAACAGCTGGATGAAGCGCTTCGTATTATCAGCACATCCATGACGCATAGTTCGAGCGGCATACCTGTTCCGCCACGTGGTGTGGTAGTATACATGCGTCAGGAAGGCCGTGGCATTGGGCTGCTTGACAAGCTACTTGCCTACAATTTGCAAGACATGGGTCATGACACTGTGAGTGCGAATATACTACTGGGGCATCTGCCCGATGCTCGGCGCTACGACATTAGCAGTGCCATCTTGCGAGATCTTGGCATTGATCAATGCCGCTTGCTGACAAACAATCCCGAAAAAATTCAGTCTCTAGAGGCAGAAGGCATCCGAGTTACAGAGCGGGTGTCGATGATACCGAGGATATGGAAGTTGTCACACCACACGCATGCATCTCACAAGCCGCGacggcatcgtcgcggAGAGCCTACAAATCGAGTCGATGACATGTTAGGACGCAGTGATGTGCACTCGCTAACTAACAGTACTATGTCTCAAGGCTCTACCTCGAACGAAATGCTGGATACAACTCAGAGcggcgatgtgctggagTCTGATGACAGTGCGAGTAGTCATGATTCCCTCGCCCAGCGCAGCTTGGGTGTTACACTTGTCGGCGGAAGCACTACTCGTGGGAATGATCTGGAAAGATATCTTCGCACAAAAATTGAGCGTATGGGCCATCTTCTATCTGAACCTGTACATTCAACAAAGCCAATTCATTAG
- a CDS encoding methylated-DNA-protein-cysteine methyltransferase related protein — translation MSLAVSAGEFHAMTYECVTRIPYGHVTSYGHIAKLIGYPQHSRMVGAALKFLQNDRVPWHRVVRADGSIAERGDGGAGASRQAQRLMSEGVPVSEIPLGSAVTQWRVQSMASNSGYGWFPTTL, via the exons ATGTCATTAGCAGTTTCTGCGGGAGAGTTTCATG CTATGACGTATGAATGCGTAACGCGTATTCCGTATGGTCACGTAACATCGTATG GTCACATTGCTAAG CTCATCGGATACCCTCAGC ATTCACGCATGGTGGGAGCCGCTCTAAAGTTTCTACAAAACGATCGCGTACCTTGGCATCGTGTAGTGCGTGCCGATGGTAGCATTGCTGAGCGTGGAGATGGGGGTGCAGGCGCCTCCCGACAAGCTCAGCGATTAATGAGCGAGGGCGTGCCAGTTTCCGAGATACCCTTAGGGAGTGCTGTAACGCAGTGGCGCGTACAGTCTATGGCATCAAATTCAGGATATGGGTGGT TTCCTACGACGTTATAG
- a CDS encoding dehydrodolichyl diphosphate syntase complex subunit NUS1, producing the protein MVHFVHALVYALCHTIYTIYYYLKLCLNTISHASWATSDVLPAYNDNLRAPPHLAVIFAWSSFEPCKVYNALQDVRRLAAWCAAAGTRELTVYDEDGYLAQALSKTADPKVHEQAPTLLVDIHFGAETAKDFRQKNPIAMRCPLSPTFHGPRLKMHVNILTEKDDKPVLARALESTRESGFTTSEVSRQLLRIGPMQSMPDMLVVCDERAGPPCLHGFPCWMVRITTIQPLPTWSLLGRWTPRHFIDTLKIYTSAEQRYGA; encoded by the coding sequence ATGGTACATTTTGTGCATGCCCTGGTGTATGCTCTGTGTCATACCATATATACCATCTATTATTATTTGAAACTATGCCTAAATACCATTAGCCACGCTTCATGGGCTACTTCGGACGTACTGCCTGCCTACAATGACAATCTTCGAGCGCCCCCACATTTGGCTGTTATTTTTGCATGGTCTTCTTTTGAACCATGTAAAGTTTACAACGCTTTACAGGATGTACGCCGCCTAGCAGCCTGGTGCGCAGCGGCTGGCACGCGGGAGCTCACCGTGTACGACGAGGACGGATACCTAGCCCAGGCCCTTTCCAAGACGGCTGATCCAAAGGTACACGAGCAGGCACCGACTCTGCTTGTCGATATCCATTTTGGTGCGGAGACTGCGAAGGATTTTCGTCAGAAGAATCCAATAGCCATGCGATGCCCTCTCTCGCCCACGTTTCATGGCCCAAGGCTTAAGATGCATGTCAACATACTTACCGAAAAAGATGACAAGCCCGTGCTGGCTCGAGCGCTTGAATCGACTCGGGAGTCCGGCTTCACCACGAGTGAAGTTAGTAGGCAGCTGCTACGCATTGGCCCTATGCAATCCATGCCAGACATGCTCGTGGTTTGTGACGAGCGCGCAGGTCCGCCATGCTTGCACGGGTTTCCGTGCTGGATGGTTCGCATTACAACCATTCAGCCCCTACCGACTTGGTCACTTCTTGGTCGCTGGACCCCTAGGCATTTCATTGATACCCTTAAAATCTATACTTCTGCTGAACAGAGGTATGGTGCGTAA
- a CDS encoding U4/U6 small nuclear ribonucleoprotein PRP3: MPHKRPHSASGGSGVPTHEKRARSHASGPSSDLSKSIEEARKRAMAAFQRTGLPSAPSAPPPRPRAPTSSPSAVQHNLEDKKQTGEQESKPVGIHPLLLGDAARIQEKFRSLAPKFASIQANKRQIPGKPPPSSSFSSILDAKPIPVKPKNPYLPSEVDRVEGPKPKSMHRALQFHRPGKYILEAEQIRRDEKMNALKERIQATAQKVGLQDELLGDERVLRRPEPPQAEWWDMALLPTKSYDDVPISIQPINDLPPDANTVEHKDSPIDHLVQHPIPIPPPTENIKVQPHGVILTKQEMKKMRRQRRAAEQQDKRDRIKMGLLPPDPPKVKLANLMRVLGNEAIADPTKVEARVRREVAARQELHERTNAERMLTDEERRDRRAYKTKVEEAKGMWCQVYRIEKLVSPSHRFKVRKNAQQHHLSGIIVTNPHFSLVIVEGAAKALKAYKRLMLVRINWKEFGQANREDNAPEEEEGRMEPEVDLSSNKCDLIFEGPVRERTFSPGSVRMVDCPTDFKVKELLGPKLAGYWDVAKRSAIAEQDV, from the exons ATGCCGCACAAGCGGCCACACTCTGCATCGGGCGGCTCAGGCGTTCCGACGCATGAAAAACGAGCTCGCAGTCATGCATCTGGACCTTCCTCAGATTTGAGCAAATCTATCGAGGAGGCACGTaagcgtgccatggcagcCTTTCAACGCACAGGCCTACCATCTGCGCCATctgcaccgccaccacgcCCCAGGGCCCCTACGTCTTCTCCAAGTGCCGTGCAACATAATTTAGAAGATAAAAAACAGACTGGTGAACAAGAAAGCAAACCTGTGGGCATTCATCCGCTGCTTCTCGGTGATGCAGCGCGCATTCAAGAAAAGTTTCGTTCTTTGGCACCCAAGTTTGCATCTATTCAAGCCAACAAGCGTCAAATACCAGGAAAGCCGCCACCTTCTTCCTCTTTTTCCTCTATTCTTGATGCTAAGCCAATACCAGTCAAGCCGAAGAACCCGTACCTTCCGAGCGAAGTAGACAGGGTCGAAGGTCCTAAGCCCAAAAGTATGCACCGTGCCCTTCAGTTCCACCGGCCGGGCAAGTATATTTTAGAGGCCGAACAAATACGTCGTGATGAGAAAATGAATGCTTTGAAAGAGCGCATTCAAGCCACTGCTCAGAAAGTGGGTCTGCAAGACGAACTTTTAGGTGACGAACGAGTCCTTCGT CGCCCGGAACCACCACAGGCGGAATGGTGGGATATGGCCCTTCTTCCCACCAAGTCATATGACGATGTGCCCATTTCGATACAGCCCATCAACGATCTGCCTCCTGACGCCAATACCGTCGAGCACAAAGACTCCCCCATCGACCATCTTGTGCAGCACCCTATTCCTATACCACCGCCTACTGAGAATATCAAGGTGCAACCACACGGAGTGATTCTCACCAAACAAGAGATGAAAAAAAtgcgtcgtcagcgccgcgccgctgaACAGCAAGACAAACGCGATCGGATCAAGATGGGTCTGTTGCCACCAGATCCGCCCAAAGTCAAGCTTGCCAATCTTATGCGCGTGCTTGGAAATGAAGCCATCGCTGATCCCACTAAAGTGGAAGctcgcgtgcgccgcgaggTCGCAGCCCGCCAAGAGTTGCACGAACGCACAAATGCTGAGCGCATGTTGACAGACGAAGAGCGCCGCGATAGGCGTGCATACAAAACCAAGGTGGAAGAAGCCAAAGGTATGTGGTGTCAAGTATATCGCATCGAGAAGCTCGTGAGCCCGTCACACCGTTTCAAGGTGCGGAAGAATGCTCAGCAACACCATCTGAGTGGGATCATCGTCACAAACCCCCATTTCTCCCTTGTTATTGTTGAAGGAGCAGCGAAAGCTCTCAAAGCATACAAACGACTCATGCTGGTGCGCATCAATTGGAAAGAGTTTGGGCAGGCGAATCGAGAAGATAATGCCCCggaggaagaggaaggCCGCATGGAGCCTGAAGTGGACCTTAGCAGCAACAAATGCGATTTGATTTTTGAAGGCCCTGTGCGCGAACGAACTTTTTCTCCTGGCTCTGTGCGTATGGTGGACTGCCCAACAGACTTCAAGGTTAAAGAGCTATTGGGACCCAAATTGGCAGGGTACTGGGATGTGGCGAAACGTTCCGCTATCGCTGAGCAGGATGTATGA
- a CDS encoding protein AATF/BFR2, whose amino-acid sequence MARLDVNALLNVAPESFDPEDEYRNDVDGSDEEPRENDENMSEKAARQHYVDVGPSQMRRKARLTESDVLDKPQYQSVKASRAEMFGDDMDGSNGEEVDDDDDEKNLDDDEELYDNSQEDAEGEDTEEEENDDDDDENQDISITMDGDQVEEEDEQDEEDVQEENSVLHSASKDGSKRFKHQHVDAAATFAMQEQESLSLMEQIREKRAQDAKKGQDVRKQIKNWEKTLRLRISFQKILTTVSRLPPSVLLSEYFEETPNARDEIDAAAAELEDIATQMLELRLYLWKQNFSSMSADLSKHVRVDASASKALEDLEHVLEPHINTLLTRWSNKISSAPHSRNSSSSSRLQLRAMNQNVVDQIRQALAGDGMDRLVQRTQVWRADDMDRLGVIATASQESRPTDTEVFDDSDFYAQLLRDLIDNAGIMETGASNAASDALMSRKRKRNVDVRASKGRRLRYEVMEKVQNFMPPIPRVTWDDAQTERLFSQLASTTTASSDTKEPESDEPTWSENDGFRLLG is encoded by the coding sequence ATGGCGCGCCTTGACGTGAATGCGCTGCTAAATGTAGCACCTGAATCTTTTGACCCTGAAGATGAGTACCGAAATGATGTGGATGGATCAGATGAAGAACCAAGGGAGAATGATGAGAATATGTCTGAAAAGGCCGCTCGGCAGCATTATGTCGATGTAGGGCCCAGCCAGATGCGTCGCAAGGCGCGTCTTACTGAGTCAGACGTCTTAGACAAGCCACAGTATCAAAGTGTTAAAGCATCTCGTGCAGAAATGTTCGGTGATGATATGGATGGAAGCAATGGAGAGGAAGtcgatgacgatgatgatgaaAAAAAtctggacgacgatgaagagCTGTATGATAACAGCCAAGAAGACGCAGAGGGAGAAGATAcagaagaagaagaaaatgatgatgatgatgatgaaaATCAGGATATCAGTATCACTATGGATGGTGATCAAGtcgaggaagaagacgaacaagacgaggaggacgtGCAGGAAGAAAATTCAGTGCTTCACTCTGCGTCTAAAGATGGCTCTAAGCGCTTTAAACATCAGCATGTTGATGCTGCTGCTACCTTTGCCATGCAAGAACAAGAGAGCCTCTCTCTCATGGAACAGATTCGTGAAAAGCGCGCTCAAGACGCAAAGAAAGGGCAAGATGTGAGAAAGCAAATCAAAAATTGGGAGAAGACGCTACGCCTTCGTATCTCATTCCAAAAGATTCTGACAACAGTCTCGCGCTTACCGCCATCTGTCTTACTTAGTGAATATTTCGAGGAGACGCCAAATGCGCGCGACGAAATTgacgctgccgccgcgGAGCTAGAGGACATCGCCACACAAATGCTCGAGCTCCGATTGTATCTATGGAAGCAGAACTTTTCCAGCATGTCCGCTGATCTTTCTAAACATGTTCGGGTCGATGCAAGCGCATCAAAAGCTCTCGAAGACTTGGAACACGTGTTAGAACCGCACATCAATACCCTTCTCACGCGATGGTCAAACAAGATTAGCTCCGCGCCACACTCTCGGAACAGTTCGAGTAGCTCACGGCTTCAGCTGCGCGCAATGAACCAGAATGTTGTGGACCAAATCCGTCAGGCATTGGCTGGAGACGGGATGGACAGGCTTGTGCAACGTACCCAAGTGTGGCGTGCCGATGACATGGACCGACTTGGCGTGATTGCGACTGCATCTCAAGAATCACGGCCGACCGATACTGAAGTGTTTGATGATAGCGACTTTTACGCCCAACTCCTGAGAGACCTAATTGACAACGCGGGTATTATGGAGACTGGAGCATCCAATGCTGCATCTGATGCATTAATGTCGCGTAAGCGAAAGCGAAATGTCGATGTACGTGCCTCCAAAGGCCGTCGGCTCCGGTATGAGGTTATGGAGAAAGTGCAAAATTTTATGCCTCCTATCCCTCGAGTGACATGGGACGATGCACAAACGGAACGACTTTTCTCTCAGCTGGCATCCACAACAACTGCATCTTCTGACACGAAGGAGCCCGAGTCAGATGAACCAACATGGTCCGAGAATGATGGTTTCCGCCTCTTGGGCTAA
- a CDS encoding abhydrolase domain protein 12, with protein MSTVSFLIKAHLYAVLACVLYLLACLSMSHPVLQRQYLFLHNVRFPMFAKYSEPHLYGSLVGQTRNLYIPSTDNVTLGAWHYLPKAFYDAHVNELQNTQAEALNALFDEALRTYPTYVFLHGNGLNRAASFRVRTCTDIAQELNANVFAIDYRGYGDSTGYPTEQGVVDDAYSAVQYVRQRSRSATADSGPGIAIVGQSLGTGIGAQTALRMYREGQHLDALILLAAFKELRPMVTEFSLGGVIPLLRPLEWLPIKDFLLDTFLQYRFHSLEALTEILNGTNDPKSVNQPVIIIMHALDDAVINVSHSEAMFTRALNITGATNTMSGYHIWSSSLPDFGYVRSIMSKTARPPEHRGVVPNSRFVLPRSALFTFVELEKGGHDHLLRGNVDALRLMMPTYMLGDDVK; from the coding sequence ATGAGTACCGTCTCTTTTCTGATCAAAGCGCATCTATATGCCGTCTTGGCATGCGTGCTATACCTGCTAGCATGCCTGAGTATGTCTCATCCAGTATTACAGCGCCAATACTTGTTCCTGCACAACGTGCGCTTCCCGATGTTTGCCAAGTACAGCGAGCCACATTTGTATGGTTCACTCGTCGGGCAAACGCGTAACTTGTATATCCCTTCCACTGACAATGTAACTTTAGGAGCGTGGCACTATTTGCCCAAAGCATTTTATGATGCCCATGTGAACGAACTGCAAAACACCCAGGCTGAGGCTTTAAATGCCTTGTTCGACGAAGCCTTGCGCACGTACCCAACGTATGTGTTTCTCCATGGTAATGGTCTGAATCGTGCTGCTAGCTTTCGTGTCCGGACCTGTACGGATATCGCGCAAGAACTGAACGCAAATGTGTTTGCCATCGATTACCGTGGCTATGGCGATTCGACTGGTTATCCTACCGAACAGGGTGTCGTGGATGATGCTTATAGCGCGGTTCAGTATGTTAGGCAGCGAAGCCGCTCTGCAACCGCTGATTCTGGGCCAGGTATTGCGATTGTTGGGCAGAGTCTCGGAACCGGCATCGGAGCACAGACGGCGCTTCGTATGTATCGTGAGGGACAGCATCTTGATGCTTTGATTCTACTTGCCGCATTCAAGGAACTTCGTCCCATGGTGACAGAATTTAGTTTGGGCGGTGTCATTCCTCTTCTCCGACCGCTTGAATGGCTCCCGATCAAAGACTTCCTGCTGGATACTTTCCTGCAGTACCGCTTCCACTCACTTGAGGCTTTGACTGAAATCTTAAACGGCACGAACGATCCAAAATCTGTAAATCAGCCAGTCATCATAATCATGCACGCATTGGATGATGCTGTCATCAACGTGAGCCACAGTGAGGCCATGTTTACTCGAGCTCTCAATATCACGGGAGCGACGAATACAATGTCTGGATATCATATTTGGTCTTCGAGTCTCCCGGACTTCGGCTACGTTCGCTCTATCATGAGCAAGACAGCGCGTCCGCCTGAGCATCGTGGTGTTGTGCCAAATTCGCGCTTTGTCCTTCCACGGAGCGCTCTCTTTACGTTCGTTGAATTGGAAAAAGGAGGGCACGACCATCTTCTCAGGGGGAATGTCGATGCTCTTCGACTCATGATGCCTACGTACATGCTCGGTGACGACGTGAAATAG
- a CDS encoding phenylalanyl-tRNA synthetase alpha chain: MLSFQHPRALRALGRPLACYTRTIHASSRACSQDPSSLVVHGVTYATDDYTNIPSSIMSRVFPSPQLPYREHHPLKILREEIERVFGQKYSAIRAPSPVVTTKLNFDDLGFPANHPGRKPSDTYYVNRATCLRTHTSAHEVSTFRHGYKRWLLTADVFRRDEIDSSHYPVFHQMEGASVWGLDEFGSNGIVERECAAMEEKLRASGMEIHDDVNIAEADGWQDTHLRKHPEAANLALRHLKASLNTLVFALFKKRWAEEAQSGEPLRVRWIPATFPFTAPSFEVEVWFRGKWLEILGTGIVKQRTLDEAGIPDNVGWAFGLGLERIAMVLFSIPDIRLFWSQDPRFLNQFMGHDPKNVTFKPYSKYPPCYKDVSFWMPPTFHENDMFETVRDRAGDLVEDVVCIDDFVHPKTKRHSRCYRINYRSMDHNLENDQVNILHADVLEALVQRCQVEIR; encoded by the coding sequence ATGCTGTCTTTCCAGCATCCAAGAGCGCTTCGTGCTCTGGGTCGGCCATTGGCATGCTATACACGCACTATCCATGCAAGCTCTCGTGCGTGCAGCCAAGATCCATCCTCCTTAGTTGTGCACGGCGTCACATATGCCACAGACGACTATACCAATATCCCCTCATCCATCATGTCGCGCGTGTTTCCTTCGCCACAGCTGCCATACCGCGAACATCATCCTTTAAAGATACTCCGTGAAGAAATTGAGCGTGTCTTTGGACAAAAATACTCAGCTATCCGTGCTCCATCGCCTGTTGTCACCACCAAGCTCAATTTTGACGATCTGGGCTTCCCTGCAAACCATCCAGGTCGTAAGCCATCTGACACGTACTATGTCAACAGAGCAACGTGTTTGCGCACGCATACATCAGCGCATGAGGTATCAACGTTCCGTCATGGATATAAGCGGTGGCTACTCACGGCTGATGTGTTCCGTCGCGACGAAATTGACTCCTCACACTACCCTGTCTTTCATCAAATGGAAGGCGCTAGTGTATGGGGCTTGGATGAGTTCGGATCCAACGGTATTGTTGAACGGGAATGTGCAGCAATGGAAGAGAAGCTTCGCGCTTCTGGCATGGAAATCCATGATGATGTGAATATTGCGGAAGCGGACGGCTGGCAAGACACGCACCTTCGGAAGCATCCAGAGGCGGCGAACTTGGCGCTTCGGCACTTGAAGGCTTCTCTCAATACACTCGTTTTCGCTTTGTTCAAAAAACGATGGGCTGAAGAGGCACAATCAGGCGAACCTCTCCGCGTACGGTGGATCCCAGCCACGTTTCCCTTCACGGCGCCAAGCTTTGAAGTCGAGGTCTGGTTCCGTGGTAAATGGCTCGAGATTTTGGGAACCGGCATTGTGAAACAAAGGACCTTGGATGAGGCAGGCATTCCTGACAATGTTGGGTGGGCCTTTGGCCTTGGACTGGAACGCATTGCTATGGTGCTCTTTTCGATCCCTGATATCCGCCTTTTTTGGTCTCAAGATCCACGATTTCTGAACCAGTTCATGGGCCATGATCCAAAAAATGTCACATTCAAGCCATATTCAAAATACCCTCCTTGCTACAAAGACGTTTCATTCTGGATGCCACCGACATTCCATGAAAATGACATGTTTGAAACGGTTCGCGACCGTGCAGGTGACTTGGTGGAAGATGTCGTGTGTATCGACGACTTTGTACACCCCAAGACAAAACGGCACAGTCGCTGCTATCGCATCAATTATCGCAGTATGGACCACAATTTGGAGAACGACCAAGTCAATATACTACATGCTGACGTTCTCGAAGCCctcgtgcagcgctgccAGGTGGAGATTCGGTAA
- a CDS encoding histone-lysine N-methyltransferase, H3 lysine-79 specific: MDFFGQRSKAHSASNKKPTVVTTTTTKKKVAPQAPSRAPTVKKHNALPEAIQQRIQREHQTAAAEAAPPSNTSSRPKKRVKKASQPDATTSRTMLGDDDADDTALDRITQGSRSTRSVFSYHVPRDIVSDDAYSPLSEDTRAKATRCITSRALVEASSCRYEPYFDGLDDHPVVVLEYPACDASEEFLLLVPVDSDEYDPISDLLCCVGAMAANYIPPEMREEFGTLESLETSSSAGMPLSRVSMASLSKLDSSHVTDHHDKDSLPPQEEETILRAFTKARNRRHGPLFLRTLERFNAKIRELRQRGVIAAQLHSLGQSHGVPEHVWRTIQEQVYARVVSPHVDKLKQYEAFSDNVYGEMLPPFLSEIARIAQLGPSSVFIDLGSGIGNLLIQASLQTGCEAYGCEYMPIPSDLAEQQIIEASHRWRMWHVRGGPRVESWQGDFTTLDRVGQVLRRADVVLVNNYAFRPQTNDTLSLQFLDLKDGTKIFSLRPFVSPDFRLTERTLSSPQAILRMEQHKYTGGCVSWTAGGGVYYVHTVDRQLVQDFVAQQPSAGAITS; this comes from the exons ATGGATTTTTTTGGGCAGCGGAGCAAAGCGCATTCAGCTTCAAACAAAAAGCCAACAGTGGTCACCACTACTACTACGAAAAAAAAGGTCGCGCCCCAGGCGCCTTCTCGCGCTCCGACAGTTAAGAAGCACAATGCATTACCCGAAgcgatccagcagcgcatccaaCGCGAGCATCagacggcggcagcggaGGCAGCACCTCCATCGAATACATCATCACGCCCTAAGAAGCGAGTCAAAAAGGCGTCTCAACCAGATGCGACCACTTCTAGAACCATGTTAGGTGACGATGACGCAGACGACACAGCACTCGATCGCATCACTCAGGGCAGCCGATCTACGCGCTCCGTATTTTCATACCATGTACCTCGTGATATTGTATCGGATGATGCGTACTCACCGTTATCTGAAGATacgcgtgccaaggcgACGCGGTGCATCACGAGTCGCGCACTTGTCGAAGCCTCCTCATGCCGGTATGAGCCATACTTTGACGGATTAGACGACCATCCTGTCGTGGTACTTGAGTATCCAGCCTGTGATGCAAGCGAAGAATTCCTGTTACTAGTTCCTGTTGATTCGGACGAGTACGATCCCATCTCAGACTTGCTATGTTGTgtcggcgccatggctGCCAACTATATCCCGCccgagatgcgcgaggAGTTTGGCACACTCGAAAGCCTAGAGACGAGTAGTAGTGCAGGTATGCCACTGTCCAGAGTATCCATGGCCTCTCTCTCGAAACTTGATTCGAGTCACGTAACTGACCATCACGACAAGGACTCACTACCTCCGCAAGAGGAGGAAACCATTCTGCGTGCATTTACGAAAGCCCGTAATCGTCGCCATGGGCCGCTTTTTCTTCGTACCCTAGAGCGGTTCAATGCCAAAATTCGCGAGCTTAGACAGCGAGGTGTCATCGCCGCTCAGCTCCATTCCCTGGGGCAATCACACGGTGTACCCGAACATGTATGGCGCACCATTCAAGAGCAAGTGTATGCCCGTGTCGTGTCACCGCACGTCGACAAACTCAAACAATACGAGGCGTTCTCAGATAACGTATATGGTGAAATGCTTCCACCGTTTCTCAGCGAGATTGCTCGTATCGCCCAGCTTGGTCCCTCTTCTGTATTCATCGACTTGGGCAGCGGTATCGGCAACCTCTTAATCCAGGCGTCCTTGCAAACAGGATGCGAGGCGTACGGGTGTGAGTACATGCCCATTCccagcgacttggccgAGCAGCAAATCATCGAGGCGTCGCatcgctggcgcatgtggCATGTCCGAGGTGGACCTCGCGTAGAATCCTGGCAGGGCGACTTCACCACGCTGGACCGCGTCGGTCAAGTGCTTCGACGTGCGGATGTCGTTCTTGTGAACAA CTATGCGTTTCGTCCCCAAACGAACGATACACTCTCATTGCAATTTCTCGACCTGAAGGACGGTACCAAGATTTTCTCGCTGCGTCCATTTGTATCGCCTGATTTCCGGCTGACGGAGCGCACACTTTCCAGTCCTCAGGCCATCCTGCGGATGGAGCAGCACAAATACACGGGCGGCTGTGTCAGTTGGACagctggcggcggcgtgtACTATGTACACACCGTCGACCGCCAACTTGTGCAGGACTTTGTGGCGCAGCAACCATCGGCTGGTGCTATAACGTCGTAG